A single window of Neurospora crassa OR74A linkage group VII, whole genome shotgun sequence DNA harbors:
- the stk-14 gene encoding serine/threonine kinase IREI — protein sequence MLRRPSGHVACRPEVLLAFAFLLVNLQWLQLVDAQPHHHARSPREDDDHAVPNIATLSTLTGGRPQPVIETPRTHGRGKRTVVEIADGPKTESIRLSYHAQSDNTNNNNHADLISNNVRANALAPDSSVRAPLTQSNKVGSLGAELSQHQIARSLEDWEVEDFVLLATVDGDLYATDRVRGEVRWHFKADHPMVETRHFRTSRSPVDEDFHEMDHWIWIVEPTRDGEIYIWRPSDSGPQLTKMTMTMKQLVETYSGLHMNGIVYTGEKRTNMVTLNAATGAMIKNLGPRGVNINKVESERCLREYALGNSITSECSNRETITLGRTEYIVGVYRTDGSPIASLKYSEWAPNVLDGDLGQQHSATPDKRYITGKPDGTFFGFGLDRENGDRPLFSHQLTSPVARVFDVLRRQWNPTGSSDTDLIILPQPLFPVNPAISRLRSAKVFVNHTEEGSWYALSGTQYPLILHAPPAPIHKFWPLESLNEDKLSEALVGTHDLPDWRIPKEINRLVPLLDAPPPPAGDAVITGNPTVPSSAGALPGLPAPDTATALPVQASDFFLNPFTLLVGIVIVIAVWTRAWIPQSSKKGYSLEGFLDFMRTLGRKVVDLTRFRIHVVRTEPTPTVTDITPRLEAAKEESSKPDASLADSSAGDSGSDEGLAKKEVTFADLPKSSETPPPVDTTDAPAEVVKPKRKAHRGRRGGIKHRKGPRNENTQSRDDEPPEPTVDEVVKKAQEIGQQPKLEPDVITIPNGVDNVSGPILKMGSLEVNQEQQLGIGSNGTIVFAGKWDGRDVAVKRMLVQFNEIASQETKLLRESDDHPNVIRYFAQQQSAGFLYIALELCQASLADVIQRPSMFRELAQAGERDMPGVLYQVAKGLSHLHSLRIVHRDLKPQNILVNMGKDGRPRILVSDFGLCKKLEGGQSSFGATTAHAAGTTGWRAPELLLDDDGGPGPGATMTFTDPGSSMHSASGTGSGVVGAGVNVRRVTRAIDIFSLGLVFFYVLTKGHHPFDLGDRYMRESNIRKGKYDLQLLEVLGDYAHDAKDLIESMLNSNPKKRPTAIGVMAHPFFWSPRKRLNFLCDVSDHFEKEPRDPPSPALALLEDQSSCVITNGDFLKTLPREFVESLGKQRKYTGNRMLDLLRALRNKKNHYEDLTPQLRKMVGPLPEGYLGFFTTRFPNLLIKCWEVIADLELEESDRFKEYYEPAGL from the exons ATGTTGCGACGGCCGTCCGGCCACGTCGCTTGCCGGCCCGAAGTCCTCCTGGCGTTCGCTTTCCTCCTAGTTAACTTGCAATGGCTCCAACTCGTTGATGCTCAGCCGCACCATCATGCGAGGTCCCCCCGCGAGGACGACGATCATGCCGTCCCCAACATTGCTACCTTGTCCACCCTGACAGGAGGTCGCCCCCAACCCGTCATCGAGACGCCCCGAACTCACGGCCGTGGCAAGCGGACCGTAGTCGAGATCGCCGACGGGCCCAAAACCGAATCTATCCGATTGAGCTACCATGCCCAAtccgacaacaccaacaacaacaaccacgccGACTTGATTTCTAACAATGTGCGCGCCAACGCTCTTGCTCCGGACTCGTCCGTTCGAGCACCTCTGACCCAATCCAACAAGGTCGGCTCCTTGGGGGCCGAGCTCTCGCAGCATCAGATTGCGCGGAGCTTGGAGGAttgggaagtggaagactTTGTGCTTCTGGCGACCGTTGACGGAGATCTGTATGCCACCGACCGTGTTCGTGGCGAGGTGCGCTGGCACTTCAAGGCCGACCACCCCATGGTGGAAACTCGGCACTTCCGAACCTCTCGCTCTCCCGTCGATGAGGACTTCCACGAGATGGATCACTGGATCTGGATAGTGGAGCCCACACGAGACGGCGAGATATACATCTGGAGACCGAGCGACTCGGGTCCCCAGCTGACCAAAATGACCATGACCATGAAACAGCTGGTCGAAACCTACAGCGGCCTCCATATGAACGGGATCGTTTACACGGGCGAGAAGAGGACCAACATGGTGACTCTCAACGCCGCGACCGGCGCCATGATCAAGAACTTGGGCCCCAGAGgtgtcaacatcaacaaggtCGAGTCCGAGCGATGTCTTAGAGAATACGCCCTTGGAAACAGCATCACCAGCGAGTGCAGCAACAGAGAAACCATCACCCTCGGCCGTACCGAATACATTGTTGGTGTGTATCGCACCGACGGCAGCCCCATTGCATCCCTCAAGTATTCCGAGTGGGCCCCCAATGTGTTGGACGGCGACCTGGGCCAGCAACATTCAGCTACACCAGACAAGCGCTATATCACTGGCAAACCAGACGGAACCTTCTTTGGCTTTGGCCTTGATCGGGAGAATGGTGACCGGCCGCTCTTCTCCCACCAGCTCACTTCCCCTGTTGCTCGCGTCTTTGATGTCCTGCGTCGCCAGTGGAATCCGACCGGCAGCAGCGACACCGACTTGATCATCCTTCCCCAGCCTCTTTTCCCTGTTAATCCCGCAATTTCACGCCTTCGCAGCGCAAAGGTTTTCGTCAACCATACTGAGGAGGGTAGCTGGTATGCTCTTTCGGGAACCCAGTATCCCCTCATCCTCCATGCCCCACCTGCCCCCATCCACAAGTTTTGGCCGCTGGAAAGTTTGAACGAGGACAAATTGTCCGAAGCACTCGTCGGCACTCATGATCTGCCTGACTGGCGAATCCCCAAGGAAATCAACCGCCTAGTGCCACTTTTGGatgcgcctcctcctcccgccggAGACGCCGTTATTACTGGTAACCCCACGGTTCCTTCGTCAGCAGGGGCACTGCCCGGCCTACCAGCACCGGATACTGCTACGGCACTGCCTGTGCAAGCCTCTGACTTTTTCCTCAACCCCTTTACTCTTCTGGTTGGAATCGTGATTGTCATTGCCGTGTGGACAAGGGCCTGGATACCTCAGTCATCCAAGAAAGGCTACTCCTTGGAAGGGTTCCTGGATTTTATGAGAACGCTCGGGAGGAAGGTTGTGGACCTCACGCGCTTCAGGATTCACGTTGTTCGTACAGAGCCGACACCAACCGTGACTGATATCACGCCTCGCTTGGAGGCGGCTAAGGAGGAAAGCAGTAAGCCCGATGCCTCCTTGGCAGACTCGTCCGCCGGGGATTCTGGCTCAGATGAAGGGCTGGCAAAGAAGGAAGTGACGTTTGCCGACCTTCCTAAATCATCTGAGACGCCACCGCCCGTTGATACCACTGACGCTCCTGCTGAAGTTGTCaagccgaagaggaaggctCACAGAGGTCGCCGCGGCGGTATCAAGCACCGAAAGGGTCCTAGAAATGAGAACACCCAGTCCCGTGATGACGAACCCCCTGAGCCCACTGTGGACGAAGTCGTCAAAAAGGCTCAAGAGATTGGCCAACAGCCAAAGTTGGAGCCAGACGTCATAACCATTCCAAACGGTGTCGATAATGTTTCTGGTCCTATTCTGAAGATGGGCAGTCTGGAGGTCAACCAGGAGCAACAGCTCGGCATAGGAAGCAACGGTACCATCGTTTTCGCCGGAAAGTGGGATGGACGTGATGTTGCCGTGAAGCGCATGCTGGTCCAATTCAATGAGATTGCCAGCCAGGAAACCAAGTTGCTGAGAGAGAGTGACGATCATCCGAACG TCATCCGTTATTTTGCTCAACAACAGTCTGCCGGATTCCTATACATTGCTCTCGAACTTTGCCAGGCGTCCCTCGCAGATGTCATCCAGCGGCCCAGTATGTTCCGTGAACTTGCTCAGGCGGGTGAGCGCGACATGCCGGGAGTTTTGTACCAGGTCGCCAAGGGGTTGAGCCATCTGCACAGTCTTCGGATCGTTCATCGTGACCTCAAGCCCCAGAACATCCTTGTCAACATGGGTAAAGATGGTCGCCCGCGCATTCTCGTTTCTGACTTTGGCCTTTGCAAGAAGCTGGAAGGTGGACAGTCGTCGTTTGGCGCTACTACCGCCCACGCGGCTGGTACAACAGGCTGGCGTGCCCCGGAACTGTTGCTTGACGACGATGGAGGCCCCGGACCAGGTGCCACGATGACTTTTACCGACCCTGGTTCCAGCATGCACAGTGCTTCCGGTACAGGTTCTGGAGTTGTGGGAGCTGGTGTCAATGTGCGCCGCGTCACCCGAGCGATCGACATCTTTTCTCTTGGTTTGGTCTTCTTCTATGTCCTCACCAAGGGACATCACCCCTTTGACCTTGGTGATCGGTATATGCGCGAGTCGAACATTCGCAAAGGCAAATATGACTTGCAACTCCTTGAAGTCCTCGGCGACTACGCTCATGATGCCAAAGATCTCATTGAGAGCATGCTGAACAGCAACCCCAAGAAACGGCCCACTGCGATCGGCGTCATGGCTCATCCCTTCTTCTGGAGTCCTAGGAAGCGCCTCAATTTCCTTTGCGACGTCTCGGATCACTTTGAAAAGGAACCTCGTGATCCTCCTTCGCCAGCACTTGCGTTGCTAGAGGACCAGAGCTCTTGCGTGATTACCAACGGTGATTTCCTCAAGACCTTGCCCAGGGAGTTTGTTGAATCACTGGGCAAACAGCGCAAGTATACAGGCAATCGTATGCTTGATCTCCTGCGGGCGCTAcgcaacaagaagaaccaCTACGAGGACCTTACTCCCCAGCTTAGGAAGATGGTCGGGCCGTTGCCGGAAGGATACCTCGGTTTCTTTACGACTCGCTTTCCCAACCTTTTGATCAAATGCTGGGAAGTGATTGCGGATCTTGAGCTGGAGGAATCGGATCGATTCAAGGAGTACTATGAACCAGCTGGGTTATAG
- a CDS encoding laccase translates to MKSALGCVFSALAASVSSSSLHALRQTPPQLDYNLLPRAACDNTNKSRSCWGNYSIDTNYYDETPDTGVTREYWLSVEEGDCAPDGYARQCQTINGTVPGPTIFADWGDSLIIHVTNNLKSNGTGIHWHGLRQSGSNIYDGVPGITQCAIAIGQSMTYRFKVSQYGSTWYHSHFSLQYANGVFGGMIFNGPATANYDEDLGHLFLSDWSHVDVFTRWFAARNGQPPALESGLINGTNKFDCSTSSTDPNCTGRGVKLTTVVEKGKKYRLRLVNAAVDGVFQFSIDKHKLKVIAADLVPIKPYSTSSLKLTEGQRYDIIFHANQAVDNYWVRAGWLNACQPNVNPDSITSVLRYNASSTLDPTSTSDVTVSSDCLDEPLASLVPHLKMDVTNIQKSFDTYLNISTTNYVHWTINTSSLLIDWNNPTLKQVFNGESLFPTDYNVLAINKTTTDDEWIVLVIQDQSNLGLEHPIHLHGHDFWILDQSTGTFDAATSPQSFKTKNPPRRDVAALPGNGYLAIAFMPDNPGAWLCHCHIAWHASEGLSLEFLEREADIQADVSDSDRTQFNDICQTWSDNVGTQAFPQEDSGI, encoded by the exons ATGAAGTCAGCGCTTGGTTGCGTGTTCAGTGCCCTTGCGGCGAGtgtgtcttcctcctctctccatGCTCTACggcaaacaccaccacaactCGACTACAACCTCCTTCCTCGGGCCGCCTGTGACAACACAAACAAATCACGAAGCTGCTGGGGAAACTACTCCATCGATACGAACTATTATGATGAAACGCCGGACACGGGAGTCACTCGTGAGTATTGGTTGtcggtagaggaaggagattgTGCGCCAGATGGCTATGCTCGCCAATGTCAAACGATCAATGGGACGGTTCCGGGTCCTACCATTTTTGCCGACTGGGGTGACAGTCTGATCATCCATGTCACCAACAACTTAAAGTCCAACGGCACAGGCATCCATTGGCATGGTCTTCGTCAATCTGGTAGCAACATCTACGATGGCGTTCCAGGGATCACTCAATGCGCCATTGCCATCGGGCAGTCCATGACTTACAGGTTCAAAGTTAGCCAGTACGGGTCAACCTGGTACCACAGTCACTTCAGTCTACAGTACGCCAACGGTGTTTTCGGTGGCATGATCTTCAACGGACCCGCGACTGCCAATTACGACGAGGACCTGGGccatctctttctctccgACTGGTCCCATGTTGATGTCTTTACTCGGTGGTTTGCCGCCCGGAACGGTCAGCCTCCAGCCCTGGAAAGTGGTCTCATCAACGGAACCAACAAATTCGACTGCAGTACATCATCAACGGACCCGAACTGTACCGGACGTGGAGTCAAGTTAACAACTGTGGttgagaagggcaagaagtaTCGTCTTCGCTTGGTAAATGCGGCTGTCGATGGTGTGTTCCAGTTCAGCATTGACAAGCACAAGTTGAAGGTTATCGCTGCTGATCTTGTTCCCATCAAGCCCTACAGCACCTCTAGCTTGAAACTCACAGAGGGCCAGCGGTACGATATCATCTTCCATGCCAACCAGGCAGTGGACAACTACTGGGTACGTGCCGGGTGGTTGAACGCCTGCCAGCCAAATGTAAACCCGGACAGCATCACCTCGGTCCTTCGATATAATGCCAGCAGCACGTTGGACCCGACCTCGACCAGTGATGTCACCGTCAGCAGCGATTGCCTTGATGAACCTCTGGCATCGCTTGTCCCCCATCTCAAGATGGATGTCACCAATATCCAAAAGAGCTTTGACACGTACTTGAATATTTCAACGACAAATTACGTTCACTGGACCATCAACACAAGCAGTTTGCTCATCGACTGGAACAATCCGACCTTGAAACAAGTGTTTAACGGCGAGAGCCTGTTTCCAACCGACTACAACGTTCTCGCCATCAAT AAAACCACCACCGACGACGAATGGATCGTGCTCGTCATCCAAGACCAATCCAACCTCGGTCTCGAACACCCCATCCACCTACACGGCCACGACTTTTGGATCCTCGACCAATCCACCGGCACCTTTGACGCCGCCACCTCTCCGCAGAGCTTCAAGACCAAGAACCCCCCGCGCCGCGACGTCGCCGCCCTCCCCGGCAACGGCTACCTCGCCATCGCCTTCATGCCCGACAACCCCGGCGCGTGGCTCTGTCACTGCCACATTGCCTGGCACGCCAGCGAAGGGCTGAGCCTAGAGTTCCTCGAGCGCGAGGCGGACATCCAGGCGGACGTGAGCGATTCCGATCGGACGCAGTTCAATGACATTTGTCAGACTTGGTCGGATAACGTGGGCACGCAGGCTTTCCCGCAGGAGGATTCGGGGATTTGA